The Manihot esculenta cultivar AM560-2 chromosome 1, M.esculenta_v8, whole genome shotgun sequence genome has a window encoding:
- the LOC110619894 gene encoding VAN3-binding protein yields MQIEDMDGGFHSAWKHGSLLDYLEEEQPVAPLPAIQQPETPKEPMEFLSRSWSLSASEISKALAQKQRQSFTDKQPNLFPADTVTAPQLSRKILNSINSRKTGSIVKWFHHKELSSSTVKKKDKTRMENAHMHSAVSVAGLAAALAAVAAAGNSSSSGSKMSMALASATELLASHCIELAESAGADHDRVASVVRSAVDIQSPSDLMTLTAAAATALRGEAAIKARLPKEARKNAAISPYDRGIVETQWGSATIGKVEEQAPCVGEVLQHTKKGVLRWKHISVYINKKSQVIIKIKSKHVGGAFSKKNKCVVYGVCDETTAWPYRRERGSSEEVYFGLKTAQGLLEFKCKTKIHKQRWVDGIQNLLRRVNCVEATECSMEFLSLSNGV; encoded by the exons ATGCAAATTGAAGACATGGATGGTGGGTTTCATTCTGCTTGGAAGCATGGTTCTTTGCTGGAttatttggaggaagaacaaccGGTGGCACCGCTTCCAGCAATCCAGCAACCAGAAACCCCAAAAGAACCTATGGAGTTCTTATCTAGATCTTGGAGTCTTTCTGCTTCAGAAATTTCAAAAGCTTTGGCTCAGAAACAGAGACAATCTTTCACTGACAAGCAACCCAATTTGTTCCCAGCTGATACAGTAACTGCACCGCAGTTG TCAAGGAAGATTTTAAATTCGATAAATTCAAGAAAGACAGGATCAATAGTAAAGTGGTTCCACCACAAGGAGCTTAGCAGTAGCACAGTGAAGAAGAAAGACAAGACACGCATGGAAAATGCACATATGCATTCTGCTGTATCTGTTGCTGGACTGGCTGCAGCCTTAGCTGCTGTGGCTGCTGCGGGAAACTCTAGCAGTTCTGGTTCAAAAATGAGCATGGCTTTGGCCTCAGCTACAGAACTCCTGGCATCCCATTGTATAGAATTAGCAGAATCAGCTGGAGCTGATCATGATCGTGTGGCTTCTGTTGTGAGATCAGCAGTCGATATTCAGAGTCCAAGCGATCTAATGACCCTTACTGCAGCAGCTGCAACAG CTTTGAGGGGAGAAGCAGCAATAAAAGCAAGATTGCCAAAAGAAGCAAGAAAAAATGCAGCTATTAGTCCTTATGACAGAGGAATAGTAGAAACTCAATGGGGTTCTGCCACCATTGGTAAAGTGGAAGAACAGGCTCCCTGCGTTGGAGAAGTACTGCAACATACAAAAAAAG GAGTGCTTCGATGGAAACACATTTCAGTTTACATCAACAAGAAATCACAGGTCATAATCAAGATTAAAAGCAAGCACGTTGGAGGAGCCTTCTCCAAGAAAAACAAAT GTGTTGTTTACGGGGTCTGCGATGAGACAACAGCATGGCCATATAGAAGAGAAAGGGGAAGCTCTGAAGAAGTATATTTTGGGCTTAAAACTGCACAGGGTCTTCTAGAGTTCAAGTGCAAAACCAAGATCCATAAGCAGAGATGGGTTGATGGGATTCAAAATCTTCTTCGTCGAGTCAACTGTGTTGAAGCAACTGAATGCTCCATGGAATTTCTAAGCCTGAGCAATGGCGTATAG
- the LOC110619099 gene encoding formyltetrahydrofolate deformylase 1, mitochondrial, translating to MSLRRVSSSIPQVLGFASRSFKSLNLTGVPLDSSSSPCLTHGIHLFQCPDSVGIVAKLSEGIASRGGNILGADVFVPENKNVFYSRSEFVFDRVRWPRAQMDEDFLRLAKMFHAKTSIVRVPDVDPKFKIAILVSKMEHCLTDLLHRWQDGRFPIEITCVISNHERGPNTHVIRFLDRNCIPYHYLHTTKENKREKEILDLVKDTDFLVLARYMQVLSGDFLRGYGKDIINIHHGLLPSFKGGRPSKQAFDAGVKLIGATSHFVTEELDAGPIIEQMVERVSHRDNLQSFVQKSENLEKQCLAKAIKSYCELRVLRFEGNKTLVF from the exons ATGAGCCTGAGAAGGGTCTCCTCAAGCATTCCTCAAGTTCTTGGATTTGCTAGCAGGTCCTTCAAGTCCCTGAATTTAACTGGGGTGCCCTTAGATTCCTCGTCCTCTCCTTGTCTCACCCATGGCATCCATCTTTTTCAATGCCCA GATTCGGTTGGTATTGTTGCCAAGCTATCGGAAGGCATTGCATCGAGAGGTGGAAATATTCTTGGAGCTGATGTTTTTGTGCCAGAAAACAAGAATGTCTTCTATTCTAGAAG TGAGTTTGTTTTTGACAGAGTTAGATGGCCACGGGCTCAAATGGATGAGGACTTTCTCAGGCTAGCAAAAATGTTCCATGCAAAAACGTCCATTGTCCGGGTGCCTGATGTAGACCCCAAATTTAAGATTGCTATTCTTGTTTCCAAGATg GAGCATTGCCTAACTGACTTGTTACATAGATGGCAGGATGGTAGATTTCCAATTGAGATAACTTGTGTAATAAG TAACCATGAAAGAGGCCCAAATACACATGTGATTCGCTTTCTTGATAGGAATTGTATTCCTTATCATTATTTGCACACAACCaaagaaaataagagagaaaaggaGATATTGGATTTGGTGAAGGATACTGATTTTTTAGTACTTGCCAGGTATATGCAG GTATTATCTGGTGATTTTTTGCGTGGCTATGGGAAAGATATAATCAATATTCACCATGGCCTTTTGCCTTCATTTAAGGGTGGCCGTCCATCTAAGCAG GCTTTTGATGCCGGTGTAAAATTAATCGGTGCCACTAGTCACTTTGTGACTGAAGAACTTGATGCAGGGCCTATTATTGAGCAGATG GTTGAGAGAGTTTCTCATAGAGATAATTTGCAAAGTTTTGTGCAGAAATCAGAGAACCTTGAGAAACAATGCCTTGCAAAAGCTATAAAGTCATATTGTGAATTGCGGGTGTTGCGTTTTGAGGGAAACAAGACTCTGGTATTTTGA
- the LOC110629182 gene encoding uncharacterized protein LOC110629182 isoform X1, with translation MPYRRIMEVEPPSPLRYIIGAAIMMIGVVLPVGYMMFRTRRVPSSSSYSKQTNKVLI, from the exons atgcct TACCGGAGAATCATGGAGGTGGAGCCGCCTAGTCCGTTAAGATACATAATCGGAGCAGCGATAATGATGATAGGGGTGGTCTTACCCGTCGGTTACATGATGTTTCGTACCCGGCGTgttccttcttcttcctcttacTCCAAACAGAC GAACAAAGTTTTGATATAG
- the LOC110629182 gene encoding uncharacterized protein LOC110629182 isoform X2 has translation MPYRRIMEVEPPSPLRYIIGAAIMMIGVVLPVGYMMFRTRRVPSSSSYSKQT, from the exons atgcct TACCGGAGAATCATGGAGGTGGAGCCGCCTAGTCCGTTAAGATACATAATCGGAGCAGCGATAATGATGATAGGGGTGGTCTTACCCGTCGGTTACATGATGTTTCGTACCCGGCGTgttccttcttcttcctcttacTCCAAACAGACGTAG
- the LOC110629162 gene encoding phosphatidylserine decarboxylase proenzyme 1, mitochondrial isoform X1, with amino-acid sequence MKFRFSYKVPIFPPNLRLNQHHHQRQFFTSFLKKVQTASQARASFNGNGSSNSQGSAFLLPGATVATLLMLGALHARRLYDDKKTEEAREKGIELEFQPDVKATFLRMLPLRSFSRFWGSLTGIELPLWVRPYVYRAWARAFHSNLEEAALPLDQYASLKEFFVRALKEGSRPIDPDSCCLVSPVDGTILRFGELKGSGAMIEQVKGFSYSVYSLLGASSFLPMIDDGHVQENSSEQQSNLHENSKKSWWRFSLASPKVRDTVSACPTKGLYYCVIYLRPGDYHRIHSPAEWNVLVRRHFAGHLFPLNERATRTIRNLYVENERVVLEGLWEEGFMAIAAIGATNIGSIELFIEPEFRTNLPRKKLVNSEPPEERVYEPEGIGKVLKKGDEVAAFNMGSTVVLVFQAPTLKPLDNRDVPSSEFRFNIKRGDRIRVGEALGRWHNL; translated from the exons ATGAAATTCCGCTTCTCCTATAAAGTCCCAATCTTCCCTCCTAATTTACGACTCAACCAGCACCATCACCAGCGCCAATTCTTTACTTCGTTTCTTAAAAAGGTCCAAACAGCGTCTCAAGCACGTGCTTCCTTCAATGGCAACGGTAGTAGCAACTCCCAAG GCAGTGCTTTTCTGTTGCCTGGTGCAACTGTGGCTACTCTACTTATGCTTGGTGCACTTCATGCACGGCGTCTCTATGATGACAAAAAG ACTGAAGAGGCACGggaaaaaggaattgagttaGAGTTTCAACCGGAtgtaaaa GCTACATTTCTTAGGATGCTTCCTTTACGCTCCTTTTCGAGGTTTTGGGGTTCCTTGACAGGCATA GAACTTCCTCTTTGGGTTCGTCCATATGTTTACAGAGCATGGGCTCGGGCATTCCATTCAA ACTTAGAAGAAGCAGCTCTGCCTCTTGACCAATATGCTTCTTTGAAGGAATTTTTTGTCCGTGCCTTGAAAGAAGGCTCAAGGCCAATAGACCCTGATTCATGTTGTCTG GTTAGTCCAGTGGATGGCACTATATTAAGATTTGGAGAGTTAAAAGGATCAGGAGCTATGATCGAACAGGTCAAAGGTTTTTCCTACTCTGTTTATTCTCTTCTTGGTGCTAGTTCTTTCCTTCCTATGATAGATGATGGGCATGTCCAAGAAAACAGTAGTGAACAGCAAAGCAATCTTCATGAAAACAGTAAGAAGTCATGGTGGAGATTTTCTTTGGCTTCTCCAAAAGTCAGGGACACTGTGTCAGCATG TCCAACTAAGGGCCTTTACTATTGTGTCATATACTTGAGGCCTGGAGACTATCATCGCATACACTCACCTGCAGAATGGAATGTCCTTGTCCGCCGCCATTTTGCAG GGCACCTTTTTCCATTGAATGAACGTGCCACAAGAACAATCAGGAATCTTTATGTTgaaaatgaaagg GTTGTGCTTGAAGGATTGTGGGAAGAAGGATTCATGGCTATTGCTGCAATTGGTGCTACAAATATTGGGTCAATTGAG CTTTTCATTGAACCAGAATTTCGGACAAACCTGCCAAGAAAAAAGCTGGTGAATTCTGAGCCTCCAGAAGAACGGGTATATGAACCTGAGGGCATTGGGAAAGTGCTGAAGAAAGGGGATGAG gtGGCTGCTTTCAATATGGGATCAACAGTAGTTCTCGTCTTTCAGGCTCCCACATTAAAGCCACTCGATAACAGGGACGTCCCATCGTCAGAGTTCAGGTTCAATATCAAGCGTGGGGATAGAATCCGTGTCGGGGAAGCACTGGGGAGGTGGCACAATTTGTAG
- the LOC110629162 gene encoding phosphatidylserine decarboxylase proenzyme 1, mitochondrial isoform X2, with product MLGALHARRLYDDKKTEEAREKGIELEFQPDVKATFLRMLPLRSFSRFWGSLTGIELPLWVRPYVYRAWARAFHSNLEEAALPLDQYASLKEFFVRALKEGSRPIDPDSCCLVSPVDGTILRFGELKGSGAMIEQVKGFSYSVYSLLGASSFLPMIDDGHVQENSSEQQSNLHENSKKSWWRFSLASPKVRDTVSACPTKGLYYCVIYLRPGDYHRIHSPAEWNVLVRRHFAGHLFPLNERATRTIRNLYVENERVVLEGLWEEGFMAIAAIGATNIGSIELFIEPEFRTNLPRKKLVNSEPPEERVYEPEGIGKVLKKGDEVAAFNMGSTVVLVFQAPTLKPLDNRDVPSSEFRFNIKRGDRIRVGEALGRWHNL from the exons ATGCTTGGTGCACTTCATGCACGGCGTCTCTATGATGACAAAAAG ACTGAAGAGGCACGggaaaaaggaattgagttaGAGTTTCAACCGGAtgtaaaa GCTACATTTCTTAGGATGCTTCCTTTACGCTCCTTTTCGAGGTTTTGGGGTTCCTTGACAGGCATA GAACTTCCTCTTTGGGTTCGTCCATATGTTTACAGAGCATGGGCTCGGGCATTCCATTCAA ACTTAGAAGAAGCAGCTCTGCCTCTTGACCAATATGCTTCTTTGAAGGAATTTTTTGTCCGTGCCTTGAAAGAAGGCTCAAGGCCAATAGACCCTGATTCATGTTGTCTG GTTAGTCCAGTGGATGGCACTATATTAAGATTTGGAGAGTTAAAAGGATCAGGAGCTATGATCGAACAGGTCAAAGGTTTTTCCTACTCTGTTTATTCTCTTCTTGGTGCTAGTTCTTTCCTTCCTATGATAGATGATGGGCATGTCCAAGAAAACAGTAGTGAACAGCAAAGCAATCTTCATGAAAACAGTAAGAAGTCATGGTGGAGATTTTCTTTGGCTTCTCCAAAAGTCAGGGACACTGTGTCAGCATG TCCAACTAAGGGCCTTTACTATTGTGTCATATACTTGAGGCCTGGAGACTATCATCGCATACACTCACCTGCAGAATGGAATGTCCTTGTCCGCCGCCATTTTGCAG GGCACCTTTTTCCATTGAATGAACGTGCCACAAGAACAATCAGGAATCTTTATGTTgaaaatgaaagg GTTGTGCTTGAAGGATTGTGGGAAGAAGGATTCATGGCTATTGCTGCAATTGGTGCTACAAATATTGGGTCAATTGAG CTTTTCATTGAACCAGAATTTCGGACAAACCTGCCAAGAAAAAAGCTGGTGAATTCTGAGCCTCCAGAAGAACGGGTATATGAACCTGAGGGCATTGGGAAAGTGCTGAAGAAAGGGGATGAG gtGGCTGCTTTCAATATGGGATCAACAGTAGTTCTCGTCTTTCAGGCTCCCACATTAAAGCCACTCGATAACAGGGACGTCCCATCGTCAGAGTTCAGGTTCAATATCAAGCGTGGGGATAGAATCCGTGTCGGGGAAGCACTGGGGAGGTGGCACAATTTGTAG
- the LOC110629173 gene encoding inositol 2-dehydrogenase 2 codes for MAGSNIVKYGIVGVGMMGREHLMNLYHLRTENVAAVCIADPHVPSQKLAVELAQSFGWPLTVFSGHQELLDSGLCDVVVVSSPNMTHYQILMDIIHHPKPHHVLVEKPLCTTVADCREVVNAARKRSDMLVQVGLEYRYMPPVAKLIAIVKDGSLGRVKMVSIREHRFPFLVKVNNWNRFNANTGGTLVEKCCHFFDLMRLFAGADPVRVMASGAMDVNHKDEIYDGKVPDIIDNAYVIIEFDNGSRGMLDLCMFAEGSKNEQEISVVGDIGKGEAFVPENIVRYGTRLVGRDGVQTLKAEDERIKYDGLHHGSSYLEHLNFLYAIRAKGEKAPAVDLQDGLISVAIGVAAQLSIEKGRFVTIEEVMDEFH; via the exons ATGGCAGGCAGCAATATAGTGAAGTATGGGATTGTAGGGGTTGGGATGATGGGTAGAGAACACCTCATGAATCTCTATCATCTTCGTACTGAAAACGTGGCCGCTGTTTGTATAGCAGATCCTCATGTCCCCTCCCAAAAACTTGCTGTTGAACTTGCCCAATCCTTTGGTTGGCCTCTTACG GTTTTTTCAGGGCATCAGGAGCTATTGGATAGTGGGCTCTGTGATGTTGTGGTTGTCTCGTCCCCAAACATGACTCACTATCAAATCCTTATGGATATTATTCACCACCCGAAACCCCATCATGTGTTGGTGGAGAAGCCACTCTGTACCACCGTAGCTGATTGCAGGGAG GTCGTAAATGCTGCTAGAAAGAGGTCAGATATGCTTGTGCAAGTTGGATTAGAGTATAGATACATGCCACCAGTTGCTAAGCTGATTGCAATTGTCAAGGATGGATCTCTTGGACGAGTCAAAATGGTGTCAATCCGAGAACATCGATTCCCATTTTTGGTTAAG GTTAACAATTGGAACCGGTTCAATGCCAACACAGGGGGGACTCTGGTAGAAAAATGCTGCCATTTCTTTGATCTGATGCGGCTGTTTGCGGGTGCAGATCCTGTTCGTGTTATGGCTTCTGGAGCTATGGATGTTAATCACAAAGATGAAATCTATGACGGAAAA GTACCAGACATCATTGACAATGCGTATGTTATTATAGAGTTTGATAATGGTTCTCGGGGAATGCTTGATCTTTGCATGTTTGCTGAAGGTAGTAAAAATGAACAAGAAATATCTGTCGTTGGTGATATTGGAAAG GGGGAGGCTTTTGTTCCTGAGAATATAGTGCGTTATGGTACTCGATTGGTAGGAAGGGATGGTGTCCAAACATTGAAAGCTGAAGATGAACGGATCAA ATATGATGGACTGCATCACGGGTCTAGCTATTTGGAACACTTGAATTTCCTGTATGCAATTCGAGCAAAAGGAGAGAAAGCTCCTGCAGTGGATTTACAAGATGGTTTGATTTCAGTTGCCATTGGAGTTGCAGCACAGCTTTCAATTGAGAAGGGTAGATTTGTTACAATTGAGGAAGTCATGGATGAATTTCATTAG